Within Cydia pomonella isolate Wapato2018A chromosome 26, ilCydPomo1, whole genome shotgun sequence, the genomic segment attgtaaTTCTAATTCACAAATGTTCTGACAATTGGTCATATTCGATTTCAGttccatataaataaataaatattatagcgcattattacacaaattgactaagtcccacagtaagctcaataaggcttgtgttgagggtacttagacaacggtatatataatatataaatatttataaatacttaaatacatagaaaacacccatgactcaggtacaaatatccatgctcatcacacgaataaatgcccttaccaggatttgaacccgggaccatcggcttcgcaggcagggtcactactcactaggccaaaccggtcatgtTGGGGTAGTATCTTTTTGTTAGCATTAGTAAGTTGTGTTGGTCGGTCCAGCTGCATCATCTGCGTGCTGAAGTCCCGCGCGGACCGCGCCACGCTGCTGCGCACGTTCATGTTCATGGGCTTCTCCGCGctgccgcccgccgcgccgctgcTGCCGCCCGACGTCGCGCACCCCGACTACATCTTCCTGCACTACAACATGCAGTGAGCCCCGTAGCCTTCTGTCCCCACTCTCTATACCCTGTATCTTTAGCTAATTCAATAAAAGACAaactatttgtacattttcgggtagtatttttttttttttttgggacaaAAACCAGTAGACAGAAGtagaatacaaataataaagtGCCAGACCAACAAGATTGTCCACAGATTACTAGATTAACCAACAAAtctagttataacatttattggttaaccgactcgatacaaaaccgcctggatctatTAAACAACCTGGGGCTagttctcgaacggtattagactaatattattagtctacaaATTGTCAAACGGTTGctatggcaacacactaataatattagactaatatcgttcgagaaatggaccggtgagttttacattatttgatcgtgtaatgttttcatttaccctcaactggcttaggaaatttgagggtagattttgtctacttttatttaaatacctaaagatacagagtattaTCCAGTCTGAAATGAGGACCACTTTGGAAGTTGTTGAATATAATGCCCATGTAAATGTTTCCATCGTGTTTGTCACcgacataaaaaaatatcacagtAAATCTTGCAAATCATACGACATGACCCCGATCATAAAAAACCTGCAGATCACTGTCTAAAACAGGCATTTTATAACTTCGCTCTAGTGAAaccatcataaaaaaataactaatagtCCTCAAAAGACTGGACAACAGAATCATACCATTATATTGGAGCAATgctatacttaaatatatgaatTGTACCACCAGAGTCTACCATCTATGTAAGAGAGTTCGGAAACAAAATTACCGGTTAACAATACAAATTAGATATCCAACGAATAGTGGCTTGGCTGAATACCGAATAATGGCCGAATATTAATcccaatacaaatcctctttattgcccaataaaaaaataaatatcaacacaaaatacatgaagatagaagTTGTCCTGGCAGGAACGCCATGTGAGGTGTGGCATCAATTGAGACAACTTTTTGGTTGGAAGTATAGTTTAATTATGAAAAACGATCCTTAACCTACGGAGTATATATAGCCAGATTATCTGAAGGTATGTATAACGTACAGTGCACACGACAAGGTAAACAAcagccttatcgctacagagcgatttCTTTCACACAACTTTTTAAATTACcggttaaattatattttgaaactCCAATTTTGCTCAAAAACGTTTAAGATAGCATTGCTCAAGGCAACTCGAATGTACTCAGGTTTCGGCAGTAGTGCGATTAGTAATAGTTGGCCTTAAAGTTGTGTTGCGATCTTAATAAACTTTACCCTAACAGTTATAAACACAGCAATACAGATTGTTTTTTAACTGTTGCACATAAATATCACGACATTTGACTATATGACTAACTTTAAAATACAATCTACAGTGATTTTTTGTAAGCATGCTCCATCCTAGACCGCATTGACACTTACCTTCTAGTGCGATTGTGGTCAGATACGTtcatccattaaaaaaaaaatgaaaagtgTAAGTTTTAAATGTGTTTAGCTGTTGGGTAAAAAGTTAATTATCTAGAAGGCATTGAGGTAGTATTTTCGATCAGCACATTTCAAACACTATGTCACGGCTTGCTTATAGTAAAAGCGACAACAAGTCTTATTAGTATTTAGATATTAAGTATATATCGATCTTACTCGATTGCTTGATTTaatgttaactttatttttaagatttttcttgatattttactaacacagtcttgtagacaaaaatatggatacttggtgtctgaattaaatattttcattttcattttcatttcatttcattttcatttttaaaagtattatggAGACTTTAGGGCAGATATTAACATTGGTAATCTGCTATTTTGTAGATTTAGATTATTTCTGATAGTGTTtggcctttttttttaaaatttcattcgAATTAAAAACAGTATTTGACAAGCAAACGAGTAAAATTGTATTCAATTTCTACGAATTCAGCTTTGGATATATGCTAACTTAAAAtcatgaattaattattttgcattaaATCTGAAGGAGTAGAAATTTtgataatttctttattcattattattgtaataacaagtatgtatgtcGTCGTGTATTATCAATATTCACCCTATCCGGGATagtgcgaaaaaaaaaaacaaaaaaataaataaaaaaaacttaaaaaaaataaaaacccaaaaaaatgtttgtaaaaatatttcgaactCTTCACGGGATTTTTGTACACAATTCTGTTGACACTGAAACACCAGCAGTCCgaaatattttctttctttattacttatatgaaatcacattttttttcctaCGCTGCGAACTAGCaaaaattatttactaaaattaacttttGCTATTTAGtggttaaataatatataaattacttagaAGGTAAGTGGTTTATGTTAATTCCCGTATTTAGTATTACGATTATTTCTCGCCGTGTTGAGCATAATTATGTATACAAACCTGATTTTGTATGGACATACCATGAGTACTTCTTCATCATTTGTGTATTCGTGATTATGCTCAGGGGTAAGGCATAGATTATAATTTCACAGCGTGTTCACATTTCAGTATTTTTCACTAAAAGTATTATTCGATCTTTGTTCTTTGTTAAAAGTGAATAGGACACGCTGTATGTAGAATAATGGTAactttaaatgtattattaattgatAAACGATTAAAGTTAATCTTAATCAATGCTGTTTCATTTTTATACTCCTTTTGAATTGATtcctaaaaaaaactattacaacGATGGGTTTgaacttttttgttttgaagtaagaattaatttagataattttttGGCTAATAAAGGCTGTCgatgagattcaagatggcgaagaattcatgtagtttaaagtgtaatattgatagcttattatgcagtgaactatctaagtgtgcagctaatgaaaaactaatcttgaacgTTTAACCATGTtctaatcaacacccggcaatccatcgtggcttttagtaaagaccAGCTATCCCTTTACTagactaaaagcaactaccgcagaacgtcatgctctacgagcacacttgaAACTTAGAACGTAACTTgacatcatcataaatttgatggaagccatattttaaaagaaagctCCGTCCTGCCACCAAATAACCATAAGGAGAAGAACCCACGTAGCAGCGTGGCACCGCTGCACCGCGCGGAACGGCGGAGGCGCGGCGTGAGATTTTGTATCGCGGTGCAGCGGGGTTTTTCGCTATAATTCATAATTCTGGTccgagtggacgctcgagttgggtgTGCAGCGGGgcggcgtgcggcgtgcatattaaacaaatgcaaacgtataggagcggccacagtgcacgctgctcacgtcacttgtgagcccgacgccacgctgcacgccccgccgaacgcttcGCTTAGAGCGTCCACTCGGACATTACACTTAAGAGGATATATCAGCTGAGCCCCTTCTCAGAaatgagatttttaggtaaatatctcagTCGTGCTGACGGGATCGTCGTCGACGTCgaagaggaaaatgtcgagacgtttgtatggggaaatgaccactaatgtttcctcttaacaTGATCAAATTGATGGATTCTTAGTCGGACCAAGCGAAGTTGGCAGGGTTTTTTATAGCGCAACCTgtgcaattggctacttgactcttttttgtaaataatgtcaaactatcttgattttcctgagaatcaaatgtctatataggactcatggcatttaagcaacacaaagatcagaaataagaattaaagtctgacgctcgcactcgacgattaaaacgcctctaacaaaatgataaggtgatgtgacgtcacatcatataagtttgtcctaaatgtatggaagatcaaggaaattgccattttgacactgaaatattgcgtttatgtgtatagttgtcatacaatttatttttcaataaaatgtaaggaatcgaatggtaccattgtcttttctatttttataaagacaattttttttttaattttttttggagttttcggagccttgtatttttttataatctcaatatttttttttaaattccactatttttataatggatggctcattttctatccaactaactaaattttgttataatattcaacatgtgtcaagtacccaattgttaagtaaacgtcatcatttcataaaagtttgacgtcTAAAATAACACGCACTATACTTGCACTCTCTGAATCTTTCtcttaggggtcatccatttaTTACATCACAACATTTCTACTTTTTGGACCTCTCCCTACCCCTTGTCACACTTTTTCTTTGGTATGACCCCCTCCACCTATTGCTGTGACGTATGTGGATGATCCCTTATCAGCAAAATAGAATGATTTGCAAAGGAATATTAAAACGAATGGAGGCCAatgcaaaaataactttattgctaatatacaaaatataacacCTTATCAAATGACAACATTCTGGCAAATAATGTTAacattataccgggtgtttcctgtaacaggagcaataaattaaactgtaggctgtactcctcaaactgaccaacgtTTGTTTAACAACTTtcaaaaataacttgttttgatttttattatacgaattttgttatgtttaaagcgtgacaagcaacgtcaaacacactgatgtcagcgtacattgaaaataatattaaatttgcattaaaaagataaaatctaaatatttcataattttttaaagttgtatcGTTTtacgagtacaatatatggttaaattatttgctcgtgttacaggaaacacccggtataaacaTCCAAAGGCTAGCTtaattttaaccctttgaccgccaatcGGCCATAGCCTGCCCTTAACGTAATTACTGCGTAATTTTTGCAGTACTTTATGGCTTAtgattaaaaaaaggaaaacagctcaacgagggtgcgttgttagggtcggcaacgcgcatttaacacctctggagtgGTGTGAAAGGGGGTGTTTTAGTAACCATAAGTTTAAAGTCTCTTATAAACCCTAAAGAAATAGCTAATATCTCCCTCCACCTGCCTCTCCTCAGGAATCTCCTCTTCATTGACCAGGTGGAACTGCTGTTTGTCAATGTTCGGGAAGAAAGTGTCACAGTCGAAGGACTTCTGGATTTCTGTCAGGTAGATCTTGCCGCAATTTGGGTGGGCCATGGCTGCCTGAAAAGaagtgagtgacaccgctgaactagcaccatttttaatgcccgtaaggcccgtcgtTAGAGATATGTCAATGATTGTAACAAAATTTTCAAGAATACCagcaatgtatgtatttacagcaatgtaaatttaatttacctCGTATATGGAAGATCCTCCTATGACCCATGTGCTCTCAATGTCCGGCCGATTGTCAATGTATTTAATGGCCTCATCCAAACTAGGAACTACTATTACACCTTCAGGGACCTAAAAATAGAAttataatttcaaataaattaaatatgtaacaaacCATGAACACAGTGAAATGGTTaaccgattttgataaaaaaggTTTAACACACATTGGCTGCCATGAGCATCACTGGTTGGGTCAAAAGCTCTCCATGGGAGCAACGATTTTCCGCCTTCCTAATAATAAGCACCTGTGTAGATACCTGGCAGGCCCTCTTTACAATGTCCACCCAGTGGGTTGGTGAATGTATAACTTTTCCATGTGAACTTTTGTACATTGCAGTGTTTTTTaggagtttattttttaaagaaaaagtcaAAACAAGGTTTTACTGATATGTAATTGTAAATTTTGCCATTAttcctttatttcaaaattattaatatctaacaaattataaaagatAAATCACTATACCTTATTATTCAGATTGTCAACCTGCCGAGTCATCACTATGTTCACCCTGTTGGCCAACGGTCTATACTTGTCCGGTATACAGTCCCAAGTGATTCTGCCCATTATTACTGCATTCACCCGGTCCGGAGATGACACTTTGGTTGTCATTGTTGTGAAGTATGCCATTTCTTTCCTGCGTGCaatataagaataatttattaagaaaaccATATTGCTAATGTTACATTATGCGTGCACAATATATGAAATGTTACTGtggataatttttttcttcttcacaACAGTGTATTCCTAATTTGTCCCCACCCCCATTCCCCATTGTAGCCCAatgccagtgttggccgaaattAGTTATTATTAGGTTGATTAGAAAtgacaattaaccattacaaattgaaccgtaaattgtACCATCCTTTACACCGTAATTAATGTTCGGTGAACACTGCCTGATGCTCCTTTAAGTTATTTAGCTAATTACTGTACttacaaagttattttaaaCTACCTACCTAGATTGTAATATGAAATGCAAGTCTAACATTTTACTAAAAttcgtaaatatattattgggtATAGTTAGCACACTATGAAGCAGAGGGTGGATGGGTCCATCAATACCTACCCTTGCTTGAagcatcgtttttttttaagccctcataacttgggttagaattataccagataaacaaaattctcgagatatgatgtcaatagtagaCTTATCAAACATAAAAAGTTCCAACTGCTTAGCTcatatactttagattttattgatatctaaaaaccTGGATTTCGTTACTGACTTACTCATTCATGATGTTCATTCAAGCTTCTAACTGAAGCTTgtctctacatgagatctgataagtTTTAGACTGTGCGagcattttacatgaaaatgttttttttgggaTTCATGTTTTTAAAAGTTCTACTCACTTTAATCTCCAAGGAAGAGTTCCGTTGGCTCCAATCCCCATGTTTTCACACGCTGCAACGATCAGGTTAAGTTTTACTTTAGACATTATTGAGAAAGTGATAAAGGTCCAAAACAAAATCTTGATTCGTGTTTGGAATGTTATTGGTCGAGGTAggcttaatttataattatatattgattttaattaatgtagCAAACTGAACTTGCTTTTAATTATCTGAACACATTCGATGTATTTCGTGaaatagtaattttataacttcAATCAATAAAACGTGCAATATTACCGCCTCCCGGCAACACAAGTTACCgctaaaatatgacattgacattacaatgacaatgacatttaagttaatgttactataataaaaaatatagaatcTCTCGAAAAATATGCGATGACCGATTCGATCAACTACTAAGTActaatttcttttttatacattagtagtttatttgaacattttattacgtgtaaaagttaaaacaagaactagtaggtagttaaataaaaataatcattatatttatgtggccgcattattatataacattgctgagtaaaataaatacattcagaccaagctaagttggcagcgattttgatagcccatcGCCCAGCCTGTACAGGTGTTAAGTCAAcgccataatttcatagaagtttgtcatttaaaataatacttacactgtctgggctgtcaaaatagctgccaacttattttggtctgaGTCTACAATTATGTTTTCCAGCTGaattatattatgtactcaataaataaaactagaataTAGGATATGTTTTGTACTGGTAACACCAAAATATGTCATATATCAAAGTGACGTATACGTTTCTATTTACGTAGTCATCAAATGTTAAACATAGTTATGTAAGTTATGTTCATCGATTTTATTTAGTATGGGAATCATGCTTATCATGAAATactttataaacaataaaattgtatttgcgTACAAATTACATTGTCACAAGATAAAGCAGCTTCTACACGGTACCAATAAAGCTTTCGTTGCCGAAGGTTTTCCTGCAACACGGCCTTAAGGGTTTGGCAGACGGTTGCCAACTAAGTTTCCCACTATCCAGTAAGTTCATCCCGGACCTGGTCGCGGCGCACTGTAATTTTATAGCAAATCAACGTCCACACGGTTAGAAAACGGCGACGCATGTGGTCATATCTTGTTGATTGTTATGCCGCTTACACACTGCACTAACGAACGCAAACGAAGGATATTCAGCGTTTGCCTTCGGaagtacatttgagggcctacaGCGAATACCGAAGTTCACAAATTGGCggtatctttctctgtcacttttaTTACGCCTTAAATGAAGTATAAAAGAAAGATGTAACTTGCGGACTTCGGTGTTCGATGTAGGCCCTCTATAACGCCAACGTGCAATGGACGACGACGAAATAATGATTAAGtaatagagtctgtgcggaaagagaagagtcgtgaaatgtatggggcccaataggTACATTCCATGATtcttctctttttttttaagttagcaTAGTtagtaaacgagcagacgacccgcctgatgggaagcggtcatcgtcgcccatggacataagcaacaccataggagccacttaagcgttgccgacccttgagaaccctaaatacccgcttcttgaagaatcccatgtcgtagcgcaaaggaaatacctcaggaggcaagtcattccacattccgcacgttctaggaagaaacgagcgagatgcccgcttattcttggtgtgccatgtatctaagaagtgaggattCTTTCCGAAGAGActctattagttttatttaccaTAAGGATTTAGGACACCCGACCTCTCAGGGTGGAAGGTAGGAAAAGTTGGCACCATGACGGAAAAGACGATGGTTTAGAacataatagaatagaaatattttatttgatgtaaaacacaaataaagtaaaaaaaaaaaaaaaaaaaaaaaaaaacaccaaattGACTccgattaatattttttatttttccgtCTTTTAGCTACATGGTTGCCATTTCTTAAGGAGATCGTTCCAAAACAATGCATTACATAAATTGGAGCGTGTGGCTAAGATCGATCGGTTTTGTAACGTTCGCTTCCGCTGATTTCCAGGGGGACGGCCAATCAGCGGAGGGCAATCTCCTAAAATAACGATATGCGAAGTCATTCACTAAGAGTACCATACCATAGAGTAAGCATAGAGGATTAAGCtttaatggggttggccggtcgaagtattaaacagatggcgccatcatagcttgccctgtcaatccctagaattgtgtcaaattcttgtttttttttttggaattttgtgacctggattccagtactttaagccacatctcatagaacaaaactagagacaggggcaagctatgatggcgccatctatgcaaacctttgacagttgccaaccccattctGTTCAAGCGGGCTACCGCGAACTGTGAATAGACACAAACAGGCAGAAACCTGCCAAATTGACACGCTACCTTTTGAATATTCATACTCTATTTCGTTAGAAAACTTTTTCAGGCTTTCGTTTTATTCAGTGTCAGTTGCAAACAACTTTACAAACCGATAACAGACAGATTCATGCAGATGGAATCTAATCTGTTCTATCATAGAATACgagtcagtattttttttataatgcgtcggtggcaaacaagcctacggcccgcctgatggtaagcagtctccgtagcctatgaacgcctgcaattccagaggagttacatgcgcgttactgaccctaacactccgcaccctcgttgagctctggcaaccttactcaccggcagcaacacaacactatgagtagggtctagtattatttggttgcggttttctgtaaggtggaggtacttccccagttgcgctctgctctagatctggaatgacatccactggctgtgccctaccacacaaagcgagctaacattcacaatgcccatacctctcttttggacgtagattaaggacgtacccgggtccttacggtatgtaggtaagtataggATTCGTAAAATTGGCTACGAATTGGGTCTTGACATCCACTAAGAAGAAAGGGGACAaccgcttcttcatacaaacgtagtcctcattttactctctagatattaatattacgaaaaatatttttacctaaattttatgtttattaaccatagctatgccttttctttttttttttcgatttttttgtttattataaaacttacgagcgaaaaaaatcaatacataaatttgtaaaagtgctcttaatttttataagtaaataaaaataaaatccaacGAAGGGACATATCATAGATATggtaaatataagtaggtacagtcagaatcaaaagaagcggatgaaacaacgcgccaaaagtatctgatattccgtataacttttcgtaaaaacatattttacagtcgtagttgttctatattaaaaacattacaagttgttaagctgttatagaatggtagatactcatgaagcgttatttgatccgctacttttgatgctgactgtacattaaattgtcaaaatatttacaatagtgttcatatccagagagaaaaccCAGTTCGCCAGACGACatcagcctgtcagttattcgtaaactgacaatcgcgaataactgacaggccgatatcgtccggcgaactggtaatcagtggtcCCCGTAAGCCGATGCTCTCTAAGCTTCAAGAATAACATGGTAAGGTAAACTATTTAACCTAGTTTGCATACGAAATACCACGTTTAACCATTTAACCGTGTTTATCTTTGCTGCAGGCGGATCTAACACATAACCCCTTGCATACAATATAACTACGTAGCAAAGACTGCAAACAACAGACTCCGCACTACAAGTTCTTTATTCGTTGTcgagattccacttctcgaaccaataataatgataattttggaatctttcgcttgctcgggtaatcaatattagcacgagcggttaaacaacaacttttccctcttgtaaaacaaataactattattttacaaggggcccaaattgttgtttaaccgctagagctaatattgatacgcaacccgagcaagcgaaagatctcAAATTTgaatgtgtgtgtatgtatgtatggcgATAGGAAGACAATATGCTGGTCTGGTATTCAGGAGAAAATGTAccataacatttaatttaaattaaaaaagaaaaacaccAACACACAAAAAGATGGACCGATTATGATAAAACATGTCAAAAAACTACAGCTAGATAAGCTGCTTTGAAATAGAAAATACCGTATCCAAATCGGATCATCCGTTTAAAAGCTACCGTGACACACGCAGCTATCAAACTCTATTTGCGTCGAGGGTTAATAAAATTACCACTACGCTGCCACTCATgctatagtacattacgatataagtgcgaaaaataggaaattcgcacatgtatcttacaacgttttacagtacgcggccttttaaatttttgacatagctACGTAGTTCAtgtcatctacgatgacgctcagatttgtcaaatctaacctttaataacatcacaatacgagtcaaggcacgcgtcgtcgtaaatgacacgaaTACACGATGTGCTAtatatcgcactagtgcggtaaagtagcaccatatgtactgtaatagttatttacgacacaagtgcgaaaaataggaaaatcggCACGtattgtgaattacctattcgcacacgtatcgtacaacgttttacagtacatatgacactaacttttcgaca encodes:
- the LOC133532091 gene encoding dihydrofolate reductase: MSKVKLNLIVAACENMGIGANGTLPWRLKKEMAYFTTMTTKVSSPDRVNAVIMGRITWDCIPDKYRPLANRVNIVMTRQVDNLNNKVPEGVIVVPSLDEAIKYIDNRPDIESTWVIGGSSIYEAAMAHPNCGKIYLTEIQKSFDCDTFFPNIDKQQFHLVNEEEIPEERQVEGDISYFFRVYKRL